In Novosphingobium sp. MMS21-SN21R, a single genomic region encodes these proteins:
- a CDS encoding glutathione S-transferase: protein MTLPILYSFRRCPYAMRARLALAVSGTVCELREVKLSAKPAAMLAASPKGTVPVLVLPDGTVIDQSLDVMRWALAQSDPEGWLSRDDPALIERNDGAFKHDLDRYKYPERHGSDALAHRTSGIAFLRDLDARLAVHGQLNGEERGLADMAIMPFVRQFASVDAVWFAGLDLPHVQRWLGGHVESALFAAVMGKFPPWAEGDAVVRVEISTSSVG from the coding sequence GTGACCCTGCCCATCCTCTACAGCTTCCGCCGCTGCCCCTATGCCATGCGCGCAAGGCTGGCCTTGGCGGTCAGCGGGACGGTGTGCGAGCTGCGCGAGGTGAAGCTTTCCGCCAAGCCCGCCGCCATGCTCGCCGCCTCGCCCAAGGGCACGGTGCCGGTGCTGGTCCTGCCCGATGGTACGGTGATCGACCAGAGCCTCGACGTGATGCGCTGGGCGCTGGCGCAAAGCGATCCCGAAGGCTGGCTGAGCCGCGACGATCCCGCGCTGATCGAACGCAATGACGGCGCGTTCAAGCATGACCTTGACCGGTACAAATATCCTGAGCGGCATGGCTCTGACGCGCTGGCGCATCGGACAAGCGGCATAGCCTTCCTGCGCGATCTGGACGCGCGGCTGGCTGTTCACGGGCAGCTGAACGGGGAGGAGCGCGGACTGGCCGATATGGCGATTATGCCGTTCGTGCGCCAGTTCGCCAGTGTGGATGCGGTGTGGTTTGCCGGACTTGATCTGCCGCATGTGCAGCGCTGGCTGGGGGGCCATGTGGAGTCTGCGCTGTTCGCTGCGGTGATGGGGAAGTTTCCGCCTTGGGCTGAGGGTGATGCGGTGGTTCGGGTGGAAATATCAACTTCCTCCGTAGGTTAA
- the pepN gene encoding aminopeptidase N, with protein MNDLSSAPFAPPPVTHRADYRPPEWLVPEIALDFALSLSATAVQSTLKVGKNPAGEGSSQLRLNGDSLEPKAVTVDGHPHNDWHMDGTDLVIELPGDAHDVGIETLLDPSANTQLSGLYASNGLLCTQCEAEGFRRITFFPDRPDVLSVYSVRMSGDKGAFPVLLSNGNPTASGEGENGTHWAEWHDPWPKPSYLFALVAGDLVANRDSFTTISGRKVNLAIYVRAGDEERTAHAMRSLIASMKWDEDVYGREYDLDDFNIVAVSDFNAGAMENKGLNVFNTRYILADPETATDGDYDAVEGVVAHEYFHNWSGNRVTCRDWFQLSLKEGFTVLRDQQFSADRGSAPVKRIEDVRILRAAQFPEDSGPLAHPIRPDSYQEISNFYTATVYNKGAEVIRMMTVLTGMERFLKGTTLYFDRHDGEAATCEDFVQAIEDGAEIDLKQFRRWYEQAGTPKVGVTMGYEGGSGGGKVTLTLSQTMNPTPGQPVKQPMVIPLRTALFDRASGKHSGEQLLVLTEPTQTFTFDGFIATPVLSINRGFSAPVEITAPITADDLVFLAAHDDDPFARYEAMQQLIVRHLVAAISGVISDAERAAGRAAIGDAMGAILDDAALDDLMRGELLILPGEAYLAEQLTRADPTRIFAERESLKRWLGETLKAKWLALHDRCSAVPYSLDAAARGARKLKTQALVYLAPADPAEAAARAKAQYDAATNMTDRQSALMVLCSLDAPEREVALADFHARFDGNMLVIDKWFSLQAGSLHPGATSHVKALAQHPDFTMTNPNRVRALWMAYAVNAQAFHKEGGEGYRLIADLILKLDPINGNVAARFVSSLGRWKKVDEGRAALMRAELERIAAEPSLSRDVREQVTKSLEA; from the coding sequence ATGAACGATCTTTCCAGCGCACCATTCGCACCGCCGCCCGTGACTCACCGCGCGGACTACCGCCCGCCCGAATGGCTGGTGCCGGAAATCGCACTGGATTTCGCGCTCAGCCTTAGTGCGACGGCAGTGCAGTCCACGCTCAAGGTGGGCAAGAATCCGGCGGGAGAAGGCTCTTCGCAGCTGCGTCTGAATGGTGACTCGCTTGAGCCCAAGGCAGTGACGGTCGATGGCCACCCGCATAACGACTGGCACATGGACGGCACCGACCTCGTGATTGAGCTTCCCGGCGACGCGCACGATGTCGGCATCGAAACCCTGCTCGATCCCTCCGCCAACACCCAGCTTTCCGGCCTCTACGCCTCGAACGGGTTGCTCTGCACCCAGTGCGAGGCCGAGGGCTTCCGCCGCATCACCTTCTTCCCCGACCGGCCCGACGTGCTCTCGGTCTATTCGGTGCGGATGAGCGGCGACAAGGGGGCGTTCCCGGTCCTCCTCTCCAACGGCAATCCCACTGCCTCGGGCGAGGGCGAAAACGGCACGCACTGGGCCGAATGGCACGATCCTTGGCCCAAACCTTCGTATCTCTTCGCACTGGTCGCGGGCGATCTCGTCGCCAATCGCGACAGTTTCACAACGATTTCAGGGCGTAAGGTCAACCTAGCGATCTACGTCCGCGCGGGCGACGAAGAGCGCACCGCCCATGCCATGCGCTCGCTCATCGCCTCGATGAAGTGGGACGAGGATGTCTATGGCCGCGAGTATGATCTCGATGATTTCAACATCGTCGCGGTCAGCGATTTCAACGCGGGCGCGATGGAGAACAAGGGACTTAACGTATTCAATACACGGTATATTCTGGCGGATCCCGAAACCGCGACCGATGGCGATTACGACGCGGTCGAGGGCGTGGTCGCGCACGAATATTTCCATAACTGGTCAGGCAACCGCGTCACCTGCCGTGACTGGTTCCAGCTGAGCCTCAAGGAAGGCTTTACTGTCCTTAGAGATCAACAGTTTAGCGCGGATCGCGGGTCTGCGCCGGTCAAACGGATCGAGGATGTGCGGATTTTGCGCGCGGCGCAGTTCCCCGAGGATTCGGGGCCGCTGGCGCACCCGATCCGCCCCGATTCCTATCAGGAAATCAGCAACTTCTATACCGCCACCGTCTACAACAAGGGCGCCGAAGTCATCCGCATGATGACCGTGCTGACCGGCATGGAGCGCTTCCTGAAGGGCACGACGCTTTACTTCGACCGCCACGATGGCGAGGCGGCGACCTGCGAAGACTTCGTCCAAGCCATTGAAGACGGTGCGGAAATCGACCTCAAGCAGTTCCGCCGCTGGTACGAACAGGCTGGCACCCCAAAGGTGGGTGTTACCATGGGGTACGAGGGGGGTTCCGGGGGGGGTAAGGTCACCCTGACGCTGTCTCAGACGATGAATCCCACCCCCGGCCAGCCCGTCAAGCAGCCGATGGTCATCCCTCTGCGCACGGCGCTGTTCGACCGCGCCAGCGGCAAGCACAGTGGCGAGCAATTGCTTGTCCTGACCGAGCCGACCCAGACCTTCACTTTCGATGGCTTCATCGCCACACCAGTCCTCTCGATCAACCGCGGCTTCTCCGCGCCAGTAGAGATCACCGCACCGATCACCGCGGACGATCTCGTGTTCCTCGCCGCGCATGATGACGATCCCTTCGCGCGTTATGAGGCGATGCAGCAACTGATCGTGCGGCACCTTGTCGCCGCGATCTCGGGCGTTATCTCCGATGCCGAGCGTGCTGCCGGGCGTGCCGCGATTGGCGATGCCATGGGCGCGATTCTGGATGACGCCGCGCTGGACGATCTGATGCGCGGCGAACTGCTGATCCTGCCGGGCGAGGCCTATCTTGCCGAGCAACTCACCCGCGCCGACCCCACGCGCATCTTCGCCGAACGCGAAAGTCTCAAGCGCTGGCTGGGCGAGACGCTCAAGGCCAAGTGGCTGGCGCTTCACGACCGCTGCAGCGCGGTGCCCTACAGCCTCGATGCCGCAGCCCGCGGCGCGCGCAAGCTGAAGACGCAGGCGCTGGTCTATCTCGCGCCCGCAGACCCTGCCGAGGCCGCAGCGCGCGCCAAGGCGCAATACGATGCCGCCACCAACATGACCGATCGCCAGTCCGCGCTGATGGTCCTGTGCAGCCTCGACGCACCCGAGCGCGAAGTGGCGCTGGCCGATTTCCATGCACGCTTCGATGGCAACATGCTGGTGATCGACAAGTGGTTCTCGCTTCAGGCGGGATCGCTGCATCCGGGTGCCACGAGCCACGTCAAGGCGCTTGCCCAGCATCCCGACTTCACCATGACCAACCCCAACCGCGTGCGCGCGTTGTGGATGGCCTATGCGGTCAATGCGCAGGCGTTCCACAAGGAGGGCGGCGAAGGCTACCGCCTGATCGCCGACCTGATCCTCAAGCTCGATCCGATCAACGGCAATGTCGCCGCGCGTTTCGTTTCGTCGCTTGGCCGGTGGAAGAAGGTGGACGAGGGCCGCGCCGCGCTGATGCGAGCGGAACTGGAGCGCATCGCCGCCGAACCCAGCCTGTCACGCGATGTGCGCGAGCAGGTGACGAAGAGCCTTGAGGCCTGA
- the pgeF gene encoding peptidoglycan editing factor PgeF, with translation MSAHALTHPLLNGAAHGFLGRRGGVSTGDLAGLNVSYSEDDPALTSENRALAVEAVLPGARLQTCYQIHSADVVTVSEPWADADRPRADALVTDRPGVVLGVLTADCAPVLFLDAQAGVIGAAHAGWKGAFTGVTDATLDAMQALGAARANIAAVVGPCIAQKSYEVDAGFETRFLEQAPENERFFRAGSEGHAWFDLEGYVASRLRDAGVGKVGMLGEDTYAQEARFYSFRRATHRKEPGYGRQISLIGLRPA, from the coding sequence GTGAGCGCCCATGCACTGACCCATCCCCTGCTGAACGGCGCGGCGCATGGCTTCCTTGGCCGTCGCGGCGGGGTAAGCACGGGCGACCTTGCCGGGCTGAACGTCAGCTATAGCGAGGATGATCCGGCGCTTACCTCTGAAAACCGCGCCCTCGCGGTGGAGGCGGTGTTGCCGGGCGCGCGCCTGCAGACCTGTTACCAGATCCATTCGGCGGATGTGGTTACGGTGTCCGAGCCTTGGGCCGATGCCGACCGCCCCAGGGCGGATGCGCTGGTGACGGACCGCCCCGGCGTGGTTCTGGGCGTGCTGACGGCGGACTGCGCGCCGGTGCTGTTCCTCGACGCGCAAGCAGGCGTGATCGGTGCAGCGCATGCAGGCTGGAAAGGCGCGTTCACCGGGGTCACCGATGCGACGCTGGACGCGATGCAAGCCTTGGGCGCGGCGCGCGCGAACATCGCCGCCGTGGTCGGCCCGTGCATCGCGCAGAAAAGCTACGAGGTGGACGCAGGGTTCGAGACCCGCTTCCTCGAACAGGCGCCCGAGAACGAACGCTTCTTCCGCGCCGGGTCCGAGGGCCACGCGTGGTTCGATCTCGAAGGCTACGTCGCGTCGCGTCTGCGCGATGCGGGTGTAGGCAAGGTCGGCATGCTGGGCGAGGACACCTATGCGCAAGAGGCGCGCTTCTATTCCTTCCGCCGCGCCACGCATCGCAAGGAACCGGGCTACGGACGGCAGATCTCGCTGATCGGCCTGCGCCCGGCCTGA